One Roseomonas gilardii subsp. gilardii genomic region harbors:
- a CDS encoding HNH endonuclease, with amino-acid sequence MRDTPSFLPDATDPPDASEAEREAERLRRERECEAAWARHRGQCYPTSSAVNDWEAYHRALLSEEARLHGFVDWNSPRLRERLSAEQNHRCCHCGKRMYADAPDPDDRPSFEHILPRKQGGGNRPCNLAVACRRCNVDRAHKLGWCRGKPKG; translated from the coding sequence ATGCGAGACACCCCCAGCTTTCTTCCCGACGCGACCGACCCTCCTGACGCTTCCGAAGCGGAACGCGAGGCGGAGCGGCTGCGCCGGGAGCGGGAGTGCGAGGCGGCCTGGGCGCGGCACCGGGGGCAATGCTATCCGACCAGCAGCGCGGTGAACGACTGGGAAGCCTACCACCGGGCGCTGCTGTCGGAGGAGGCGCGGCTGCACGGCTTCGTGGACTGGAACTCGCCACGGTTGCGCGAAAGGCTCTCGGCGGAGCAGAACCACCGCTGCTGCCATTGCGGCAAGCGGATGTATGCGGATGCGCCGGACCCGGACGACCGGCCGAGCTTCGAGCACATCCTGCCGCGCAAGCAGGGCGGCGGGAACCGTCCCTGCAACCTCGCCGTCGCCTGCCGCCGCTGCAACGTGGACCGGGCGCACAAGCTGGGCTGGTGCCGGGGGAAGCCCAAGGGCTAG
- a CDS encoding 3-phosphoshikimate 1-carboxyvinyltransferase: MTEALTILPPGQPLRGRVSPPGSKSITNRALLLAGLAAGESRLTGALKSDDTRHMANALRAMGVAVEEPEETGFVVRGSGRLRAPAEPLFLGNAGTAVRFLTAAAALAGGEVVLTGDAHMRKRPIAPLVEALRSLGVEAEAPTGCPPVTVRGRGGAGGGFEGREVVVDAGLSSQYVSALLMLAACGAHPVRVALRGDAIGARGYIDLTVAAMRRFGASVETEGGSAWVVQPGGYRAADLHVEPDASAATYLWAAEALTGGAIDLGVAAGDFTQPDAAASPLIRDFRAMPPVIDGSQMQDAVPTLVVVAAFGAAPVRFTGIANLRVKECDRVHAMATELSRLSPGLAVEDGDDLVVTPAPLEGFRAARIETYGDHRIAMSMALAGLMVPGVTILDPGCVAKTYPDFWRDLGRLGVEMRAEG; this comes from the coding sequence ATGACCGAAGCCCTGACCATCCTGCCCCCCGGCCAGCCCCTGCGCGGCCGGGTTTCGCCCCCGGGGTCGAAATCCATCACCAACCGGGCGTTGCTGCTGGCCGGGCTGGCGGCGGGGGAAAGCCGGCTGACGGGCGCGCTGAAGAGCGACGACACGCGGCACATGGCGAATGCACTGCGCGCCATGGGGGTGGCGGTGGAGGAGCCGGAGGAGACGGGCTTCGTGGTGCGGGGCAGCGGGCGGCTGCGCGCGCCGGCGGAACCGCTCTTCCTGGGCAATGCGGGGACGGCGGTGCGCTTCCTGACGGCGGCGGCGGCGCTGGCAGGGGGAGAGGTGGTGCTGACCGGGGACGCGCATATGCGGAAGCGCCCGATCGCGCCGCTGGTGGAGGCGCTGCGGAGCCTGGGGGTGGAGGCGGAGGCGCCGACGGGATGCCCGCCGGTGACGGTGCGCGGGCGCGGCGGCGCGGGGGGCGGCTTCGAGGGGCGCGAGGTCGTGGTCGATGCCGGGCTGTCGAGCCAGTATGTCTCCGCGCTGCTGATGCTGGCCGCCTGCGGGGCGCATCCGGTGCGGGTGGCGCTGCGCGGCGATGCGATCGGGGCGCGGGGCTATATCGACCTGACCGTGGCGGCGATGCGGCGCTTCGGCGCCTCGGTGGAGACGGAGGGCGGCTCGGCCTGGGTGGTGCAGCCGGGCGGCTACCGGGCGGCGGACCTGCATGTGGAGCCGGATGCCTCGGCGGCGACCTATCTCTGGGCGGCGGAGGCGCTGACCGGGGGGGCGATCGACCTGGGCGTGGCGGCGGGGGATTTCACCCAGCCGGATGCGGCGGCCTCTCCGCTGATCCGGGATTTCCGGGCCATGCCGCCGGTGATCGACGGGTCGCAGATGCAGGATGCGGTGCCGACCCTGGTGGTGGTGGCGGCCTTCGGCGCCGCGCCGGTGCGCTTCACGGGGATCGCCAACCTGCGGGTGAAGGAATGCGATCGGGTGCATGCCATGGCGACGGAGCTGTCGCGGCTCTCGCCCGGGCTGGCGGTGGAGGATGGGGACGACCTGGTGGTGACCCCGGCACCGCTGGAAGGGTTCCGGGCGGCGCGGATCGAGACCTATGGCGACCACCGGATCGCCATGAGCATGGCGCTGGCCGGGCTGATGGTGCCGGGGGTGACGATCCTCGACCCGGGCTGCGTGGCGAAGACCTATCCGGATTTCTGGCGGGATCTGGGGCGGCTGGGGGTGGAGATGCGGGCGGAGGGGTGA